The Coccidioides posadasii str. Silveira chromosome 3, complete sequence genome contains a region encoding:
- a CDS encoding uncharacterized protein (BUSCO:153083at4751~EggNog:ENOG410PFVY~COG:O~MEROPS:MER0005430) — protein MQENLWLCLQCGNVGCGRSQFGGMGGNSHALAHASNLTHSVSVKLNSISPEGSADVFCYACNEERIDPDLALHLAHWGIMITEQKKTEKSLTEMQIEQNLKWEFTMTSSDGMDLKPIFGPGLTGLRNLGNSCYLASALQCLFSLPEFEYRYFKPQELPPVVPLPAEDLETQLRKIADGLISGRYSVPNSDTVAHTGCQDLPHQLGLAPGMLKHLIGRGHDEFSTMRQQDAFEFLLHLFKLINVNKHYDTPNPVASFRFNLEQRLQCLSCGKVRYKIDEQDNISVPVPIRRLKEDNDAESCASGETPVSSKFDRVSLRECLDIFTAEEIVELTCSGCESKKGFRKRSLFKTFPQNLIINARRFELINWVPTKLNIPVEVSDEPLDLSQYRSLGIQAGEILLEDEPSPLDIEFQPNEAAVAMLLSMGFPEIRIKKALYATGNTDTDAALNWLLSHMDDPDIDATDISAPPGSGGNHCSHEDEAKIGQLIDMGIDRPKARKALLETDGDINRALDWVLSHPYDAEIEGYQVSSGSPAQLQGSSDIPALFQLHAIICHKGVSVHTGHYVAFVRKEVAQDEDSQWVLFNDEKVVQGGDIEEMKQFAYIYFFRKL, from the exons ATGCAAGAAAATCTTTGGCTATGCTTACAATGTGGCAATGTTGGCTGTGGTCGCAGTCAGTTTGGAGGCATGGGAGGCAATTCCCATGCACTTGCACATGCTTCTAATTTGACACATTCTGTCTCGGTCAAGTTAAATTCGATCTCTCCTGAGGGGTCTGCTGATGTATTCTGTTATGCCTGCAATGAGGAACGAATTGACCCGGATCTAGCTTTGCACCTAGCACACTGGGGAATTATGATCACTGAGCAGAAAAAAACCGAGAAAAGTCTCACGGAAATGCAGATTGAGCAAAACCTTAAATGGGAGTTTACAATGACTTCAAGCGATGGGATGGACCTAAAGCCTATCTTTGGGCCAGGACTCACCGGCTTGCGAAACCTCGGCAACAGTTGCTACCTTGCCAGTGCTCTCCAGTGCTTGTTCTCCCTACCGGAGTTTGAATACCGATATTTTAAACCACAAGAGCTTCCTCCAGTAGTACCTTTACCGGCGGAGGATCTCGAAACTCAACTAAGGAAAATAGCCGATGGGCTTATTTCAGGCCGTTACTCTGTCCCAAACTCCGATACGGTGGCCCACACGGGCTGTCAAGACCTACCTCATCAGTTAGGGCTAGCTCCAGGAATGCTAAAACATTTAATTGGTCGCGGTCATGATGAATTTTCGACAATGCGCCAGCAAGATGCGTTTGAATTTCTTCTGCACCTTTTTAAACTTATAAATGTCAATAAACATTATGACACTCCCAATCCAGTTGCATCTTTTCGTTTTAATTTGGAGCAGCGGTTACAATGCCTATCATGTGGAAAGGTGCGATATAAAATTGACGAACAGGATAATATTTCTGTTCCTGTGCCAATTCGTCGCTTGAAAGAAGACAATGATGCTGAGAGTTGCGCAAGCGGAGAAACACCGGTATCTTCGAAATTTGACCGTGTCTCTCTCAGGGAATGCCTCGATATTTTTACTGCAGAAGAAATTGTCGAGTTAACGTGTTCTGGGTGCGAAAGCAAGAAGGGCTTCCGAAAGCGATCGCTCTTCAAGACATTTCCGCAAAACTTGATTATTAACGCTAGACGGTTTGAACTGATCAACTGGGTGCCAACTAAACTTAATATCCCCGTCGAAGTGAGTGACGAACCCTTGGATCTCAGCCAATATCGCTCGCTTGGCATTCAGGCAGGCGAAATTTTATTAGAAGATGAGCCCTCACCCCTAGATATCGAGTTTCAACCCAATGAAGCAGCGGTTGCCATGCTTCTCAGTATGGGGTTTCCTGAGATTCGGATCAAAAAGGCACTCTATGCCACAGGAAATACGGATACGGATGCCGCGTTGAATTGGTTGCTTTCACATATGGATGATCCGGATATCGATGCGACGGACATTTCCGCACCACCAGGTAGCGGTGGGAATCACTGTTCACATGAAGACGAAGCAAAGATTGGTCAACTAATTGACATGGGCATTGATCGCCCGAAAGCTCGGAAAGCGCTCCTTGAAACGGATGGAGATATCAACAGGGCGTTGGATTGGGTTTTAAGTCATCCGTATGACGCGGAGATCGAGGGATATCAAGTAAGCAGTGGATCCCCAGCGCAGTTGCAAGGATCTAGTGATATACCTGCTCTCTTTCAATTACACGCCATCATCTGCCACAAAGGTGTCTCAGTTCATACTGG TCACTATGTTGCATTTGTCCGAAAAGAAGTTGCCCAGGATGAAGACAGCCAATGGGTTCTTTTCAATGATGAAAAGGTTGTTCAAGGTGGTGATATTGAGGAGATGAAGCAATTCGCATACATCTATTTTTTCAGAAAATTATAG
- a CDS encoding uncharacterized protein (EggNog:ENOG410PRAU~BUSCO:16010at33183): MLITSLGKDFWETSGDWAALCKLLSCYSTFSFLFKGLSNSFCLRNLSIFIISTDLLSFLMTRSRKLQGGEEHLPRYFAKNGFVDADPKKTKKDGGGKANWGRSGEEVHDYGYTFANARRRSNSSNQALEDFKTKFEAIEHDPVFEEDIHGPEQTDTETCELKDQNSGQCVSIVGRLHSDTEKRKGP, encoded by the exons ATGTTAATTACTAGTCTTGGTAAAGACTTCTGGGAGACTAGTGGGGACTGGGCTGCACTTTGTAAATTGCTATCCTGCTACTCCAccttttccttccttttcAAAGGCCTGAGTAATTCTTTCTGCCTTAGAAATCTATCCATTTTTATCATCTCTACTGACCTGCTTTCTTTCCTAA TGACACGCTCCCGAAAACTTCAAGGAGGTGAAGAGCACCTGCCTCGTTACTTTGCAAAAAATGGGTTTGTTGATGCCGACCCAAAGAAGACAAAGAAAGATGGTGGTGGCAAGGCCAATTG GGGTAGGTCTGGAGAGGAGGTGCATGATTATGGCTATACATTTGCAAATGCTCGGCGTCGCTCAAACAGCAGCAACCAAGCACTTGAAGATTTTAAAACTAAATTTGAAGCTATCGAACACGATCCCGTCTTCGAAGAAGACATTCATGGACCAGAGCAAACAGATACGGAAACCTGTGAGTTGAAGGATCAAAATTCGGGACAATGTGTCAGTATTGTGGGCAGGTTGCACTCGGATACCGAGAAGCGAAAGGGGCCATAG
- a CDS encoding uncharacterized protein (EggNog:ENOG410PRAU~BUSCO:16010at33183), with protein MLITSLGKDFWETSGDWAALCKLLSCYSTFSFLFKGLSNSFCLRNLSIFIISTDLLSFLMTRSRKLQGGEEHLPRYFAKNGFVDADPKKTKKDGGGKANWSGEEVHDYGYTFANARRRSNSSNQALEDFKTKFEAIEHDPVFEEDIHGPEQTDTETCELKDQNSGQCVSIVGRLHSDTEKRKGP; from the exons ATGTTAATTACTAGTCTTGGTAAAGACTTCTGGGAGACTAGTGGGGACTGGGCTGCACTTTGTAAATTGCTATCCTGCTACTCCAccttttccttccttttcAAAGGCCTGAGTAATTCTTTCTGCCTTAGAAATCTATCCATTTTTATCATCTCTACTGACCTGCTTTCTTTCCTAA TGACACGCTCCCGAAAACTTCAAGGAGGTGAAGAGCACCTGCCTCGTTACTTTGCAAAAAATGGGTTTGTTGATGCCGACCCAAAGAAGACAAAGAAAGATGGTGGTGGCAAGGCCAATTG GTCTGGAGAGGAGGTGCATGATTATGGCTATACATTTGCAAATGCTCGGCGTCGCTCAAACAGCAGCAACCAAGCACTTGAAGATTTTAAAACTAAATTTGAAGCTATCGAACACGATCCCGTCTTCGAAGAAGACATTCATGGACCAGAGCAAACAGATACGGAAACCTGTGAGTTGAAGGATCAAAATTCGGGACAATGTGTCAGTATTGTGGGCAGGTTGCACTCGGATACCGAGAAGCGAAAGGGGCCATAG